From the genome of Daphnia pulicaria isolate SC F1-1A chromosome 5, SC_F0-13Bv2, whole genome shotgun sequence:
CTTCCGGTTTCTCATCCATTGTCTGATCATTTAGAAGTTCAGGTTTTTCGGGAATAAGGGGCTGGACCTGTGGATCTTGAGGCTTATGACGTAATTGATTATCAGTGCTCTTATTGAATTGATTCTTTGATGGCTGTTCCTCAACTTGTTCACGTTTTTCCTCAGGTATAATCGTCTCTTCGGTGATTTCAGTTAGTTCAGTTTCACCCAGCACCTGCTGATCTTTGTTAGTCACAGTCACATTTTCGGTGTCGACAATGGTCTCGGTCAAACTCACCAGTTCCGGCTTTTTCTCGTCCGTTTCAAGTTGTTGGTTGGATGGACGTACTTCATCCGGAATGTATTTGGGTTCAGAAACTGGCTCTTCTGGTGTTTCATCCAGTTCCTGATTGTGGGCCGGAATTTCGTCTGATAAACTCTCGATGGCGAGAATAGCTTCCCGCGTTTGAAAGTTGAGACTCTCCGGTTTGTTTTGGAGCGTTTCAACTTGTTCTATCACTGCCGGGATCTCATTTGGTTTTTCGACTTTAATGCCGACTTCCTCGCCATCAACCGATTTAGACTCCGATTCGGGTTTCAGTTGGCGTTTGGGAAAATGACTGgccatcatcttcatcaaaaATTCTCCCCAGCCCAGGCagccaataacaacaaatatcttTGGGAGGCCAAGATGATGAATCGCAAAGAGAAGCGCGAGAACAATGTAAAACATTTGGGTAATCATTTTCTTGGCTTGAAGAATCAGAGAATAACAGCGAACAGATAGTCTTCCCTCTTTATACCTTCGGAACAAGTTAGTGACGCGGCAGCTATTGAAAAGTCACTTTTTGTTAGGCATTTTGTCATTTATAAAAGCccaatgttgttatttttattgaatttcaacttatttgtatttttcgaaaaatgttcaaaaagaaattttgttgaattcgatTATCTTATTTTCGTTTCGTCGTTTTGGATGTAGATGATGGGCTAAGACTCGGGTTAGATTGTTAGATTGTAGACGTTGCGAAATCAAAGGTGCGAAATATAGTGTGGGCTGTGGGTTAGGTTAGGTCAGGcgattaaattcaattctttaaatttgAGTAGAAATTGTGATTTCATGTTTGGAAATGTGGAAGTCAGAACTAAAGAGACTGTGTAATAGATGGAAACTACTCAACCATACATTCTTCCTAGCGCTTCCTAGCTTTTTTAcgataaagtaaaaaaataagtaatagtCTGATTGATATCTTTAGTTGTGgtccaatttttttgtgtgtgcaactTGCCCTTGTGCCTTGTGTCACGTTGGATTCCATTTTATCAGTGAAATGTGGCGGCGCTatagggcagcagcagcagctcagggGTTGGGTTTTTTCGACGTGAGTGTAGTACGAGAGTCTAAATTACAACACCCAATGGGCCCAGGGAAAACTAGCCGGGCAGAAATGTGTTTGTGTCGTTTCTCTCGCTGTCCTCAAAAATATCCCCAACTCGATAAAAGTTCCAAAGTCCAAAGTCTCGATAGCCTCTCTCTACGGTGGTACCACTCGCCCGTCTGCTATACGGCCGCACGCACTTTGCTCGTGATGGTAACTCGATACGAAaaaactacacacacacacacaccgcccGCTAAAGAAATGgactttttattatatttaaaacattcaaaGTCTATATCCTGAATCAGTCTTAAGTGAATAATGTGACAtttcaattaactttttttagtAACAAATTTGAGCTCAAATTCTTACCCACAGATACCGTTGATGAcgacccaaaaagaaatttagtttAATTAAATTCCTTCAATGTTCAATGGCACACAAAAACAGTATATTGAAAATGATCAACCAGCGACTCGTCTGCTATTCAATTGTCACACAATAACGGCAGCTTAATTTTCAATATCGGCAGGTTCATTGGGTAATgcgtattttcttatttattcacATCGTTTGATTATGTttgacttttttctatttaatagGTGGGGTAAGCGCTACCGACGTAGGTGTTGCCGTTGTACGACAAAGTGTAAGTCTGGTAGGCGTAAGGTGTTCCATCGGCGCCGGAAAGTGGACACTTGGAGTTGGGCCTTGCCAGGAAACAGACGGTGGCCAAAGCCAATTCGATTTCGGGGCTGCCGGACACGGAGATGGAGCTGATGGACTTGTAAATACCGTCCCAGTTCATTGGCATTTCAATGACGGAgctctacaaatttcaaacaaatcagtgaaatgaaattttggaatCGAGAAAATTGAGTTGGAAAACTGAGACTGACCACTCCGAGATCGAGTTTGACCATGTAGCCCAGGTAGTTCATCCTTCCGGCCAACTCGTCCTGGTAAAACTTGATCCAGCCGTGGTAGCCGGAAATGCTGTTGCCGTTCTTCTCACCCAGGAAGACGTGTTCCAGGCCGGAAGAGCCTTCGATTCCGCCTCCGCGGTTGTACTGGCCCAACCAGATAAGACGCAGGTACTCCTTGAAAACGGCAATATCCGCATCAGCCAAACCTAAATGGAAACagttattaataattattcattCAATTCAACGTTTCAGATTCTATTTGATGGACTAACCTTTAGAGACGAGGAACTGGTGGGCCTGTTGGAAGACGCTGGTGGCCAGAATGGCATCGAGGAAGGCGTCGTTTTCAATCAGTTCCTCAGCTGTGATGTCCTCAGTTACTTTGCAGTTCTCGTCGTAGTTGTCGAAAAGTGCCAAAAGGGCGCTGGTGGTCGGGCCGGAGAAGGCATCAGCCGGAACACTCGAAAACAACCTACATTAATCGTACATAATTTTATAACATGATCTTTAATAATTAAGAGTGTAATAGGATCGACTAACGGCAAGGGGGCTTTGTCGGTGGTGCTTCCAGATGTTGTGGTGGATTGCATGTTCAAAACGATCCCCTGGACAGCGTTGACGTCATCAATGTGGAGCTGTTGGGAAAGAGCCTTAAGCTCGGCGTCAGTTACGGCTCCGCCACCTGTCACATTTCAGCAacagtttgaattttattcattacaaaattaattgaaatttttttttaccagtcCCTCCGCAGAGATCGGGCTTGTCCGGGCAGCAATTGTTGAAGTCGGAGCATTCAGGAGTGCACTGGCACGGCCATTTGTTGTCGTATCCGGCTGTGCATCGTCCGTCGCAAGTGTTGCAAACGGCAATGAAATCGGCGCAGCAGTCGTTGTATGTCTGGCAGGACGGATTGCACTGGCAGGGCTTGGTCAAATCGGTTCCGCCAATTCCGCACCGACCGACGCAGGAATCGTCAGCTTTGCCACCACCCAAAACAActgtaatatttccaaattccAAGTAATTCTTTCTAAATTCTAATGTTAACATTTGAactattcattgattttgacTTACGTTGGCGGAAGCTGGGCTTAGCCTCAACAAGAGATCCGATCGTCACCACCAAGATGGTCAATGCCAACAACTTCATCATTGCTATTCTTCTgtcaaagaaaatataagGTAAACATTATTGCTAACAgttatttcaataatttaagacaaaaaaattgtttggttACATCAAGTGATCCAggttacttgaagttgacaaGTCTCCTAGACCGGTCCATCGCCCCTGACACGGTTTTATAGGTACAGCGGAcctttggtggtggtggtgggttgaGGGCGTGACTAACTGACGCTCCAATAACGACGAATAGATTGTCAAAGCTTCTCATCGTTCGATTGCCAAACAATTTAAtccaattgtttttctcccttcttttctcctcctcctcctttgacATCCTTTAGCTGCGTGATTGTGAGCCGTTTGATAGGAGAGCAATAAACCCAgttgaaacaaacaatttcaaaccACGGCCTTTGCTTATTCACAATCATCAGGTAGGTGCGTGTGTTTTGTTTGCAGTTAGACTAGAACCGAAAGCGGCCGTCACGCCGATGACGTGAATTCAACGAGGTCAACTTGTCGTTTTATAATCTTCTCGTTCAACGGTGTGTGTTGTTTGCAGGCTCATTGTAAACGAGATCCGAAGGGATGAGGCAATCAGGACTTTGGTTATCAATGGCGTGTAGATGGGTATATCTTGACGGTTATGAAGTCTCGTTGACACTATGTACACATGttccttatttcttatttttatcggccgattttatttattgcatTTGATGGCGATCGATTTGGATTGTAATGTCATAAGTTATCAATAttctgtaaaaagaaaaagcggatTACCAAAACAGATTTTGTGTATTAGTTAGAGTTCTGGCCATAGTGGGgtggaaaaatacatatttgtGGCAGTTCTTGGTGCCGTTGAGATAgcaatgatttagtgag
Proteins encoded in this window:
- the LOC124340527 gene encoding uridylate-specific endoribonuclease-like, which gives rise to MMKLLALTILVVTIGSLVEAKPSFRQLVLGGGKADDSCVGRCGIGGTDLTKPCQCNPSCQTYNDCCADFIAVCNTCDGRCTAGYDNKWPCQCTPECSDFNNCCPDKPDLCGGTGGGAVTDAELKALSQQLHIDDVNAVQGIVLNMQSTTTSGSTTDKAPLPLFSSVPADAFSGPTTSALLALFDNYDENCKVTEDITAEELIENDAFLDAILATSVFQQAHQFLVSKGLADADIAVFKEYLRLIWLGQYNRGGGIEGSSGLEHVFLGEKNGNSISGYHGWIKFYQDELAGRMNYLGYMVKLDLGVSSVIEMPMNWDGIYKSISSISVSGSPEIELALATVCFLARPNSKCPLSGADGTPYAYQTYTLSYNGNTYVGSAYPTY